A window of the Glaciimonas sp. CA11.2 genome harbors these coding sequences:
- the rng gene encoding ribonuclease G translates to MSEDILVNITPQETRVALIFQGAVQELHIERTLSRGLAGNVYLGKVVRVLPGMQSAFIDIGLERAAFLHVADIWEARVRGVPAADGQPTIPMPIEKLLFDGQPLMVQVVKDPIGTKGARLSTQISIAGRMLVYLPQDNHIGISQRIENEAERELLRTKVQQLLPPEEKGGFIIRTMAEDASDTDLQMDIEYLRKTWSSITQLAKSRPAPTLLHQDLSLAQRVLRDFVDDKTTSIQVDSRENFIKLQEFASTYTPSVNARLIHYTGERPLFDLYGVEEEILNALSRRVPLKSGGYLIVDQTEAMTTIDVNTGSFVNGRNFDDTIFKTNLEAAHAIARQLRLRNLGGIIILDFIDMENVEHKIAVLSELNKALLRDRTKKSVSDFSALGLVEMTRKRTRESLAHILCETCSVCNGKGQVKTARTLCYEILREVLREAKQFNPREFRILASQAVVDMFLEEESQHLAMLGDFISKPISLQVETVYPQEQYDIILM, encoded by the coding sequence ATGAGCGAAGACATACTGGTTAACATTACCCCGCAAGAAACGCGTGTCGCGCTGATTTTTCAAGGCGCTGTGCAAGAATTACATATCGAACGCACCTTATCCCGCGGATTGGCCGGAAATGTCTATCTTGGCAAAGTCGTCCGCGTTTTACCCGGCATGCAATCCGCATTCATCGATATTGGATTGGAGCGAGCGGCCTTTTTGCATGTGGCCGATATATGGGAAGCCCGCGTGCGTGGAGTACCAGCAGCCGATGGACAGCCAACGATACCGATGCCGATTGAAAAGCTGTTATTCGACGGACAACCGTTGATGGTACAGGTTGTTAAAGACCCTATCGGGACCAAGGGCGCACGATTATCCACCCAAATTTCCATCGCTGGCCGCATGCTGGTGTATCTGCCGCAAGATAATCACATTGGTATTTCTCAGCGCATCGAAAACGAAGCAGAACGCGAATTGTTGCGTACTAAAGTACAACAGTTGCTTCCACCCGAGGAGAAAGGCGGCTTCATCATTCGCACCATGGCTGAAGATGCGTCCGACACCGATCTGCAAATGGATATTGAATACCTGCGTAAAACCTGGTCTTCGATCACACAGCTGGCAAAAAGCCGTCCGGCACCGACGCTACTGCATCAAGATTTAAGTCTGGCGCAACGCGTGCTGCGTGACTTTGTCGACGATAAAACGACCAGTATTCAGGTCGACTCGCGCGAGAATTTTATCAAGCTGCAAGAATTTGCCAGTACCTACACGCCGTCCGTCAATGCGCGCTTAATCCACTACACAGGCGAAAGACCATTATTTGACTTGTACGGTGTTGAAGAAGAGATTCTGAATGCATTGAGTCGTCGTGTGCCGCTTAAATCTGGTGGTTACCTGATCGTCGATCAGACCGAGGCAATGACCACGATTGATGTCAATACTGGCAGCTTCGTCAATGGTCGCAATTTTGACGACACCATTTTTAAAACCAATCTGGAAGCCGCCCACGCCATCGCCCGCCAGCTCAGGTTGCGTAACCTTGGTGGCATCATCATCCTCGACTTTATCGACATGGAAAATGTCGAGCATAAGATAGCAGTATTGTCCGAACTCAACAAAGCCTTATTGCGTGATCGGACCAAGAAATCGGTATCCGATTTTTCGGCGCTGGGCTTAGTCGAGATGACGCGCAAACGCACGCGTGAATCGTTGGCACATATTCTGTGCGAAACCTGCTCGGTATGTAATGGCAAAGGACAAGTCAAAACCGCCCGCACGCTGTGTTACGAAATTTTGCGAGAGGTGTTGCGCGAAGCAAAACAATTCAACCCGCGTGAATTTCGCATTCTGGCATCGCAAGCGGTAGTTGACATGTTCTTAGAGGAGGAGTCACAACATCTCGCCATGCTCGGCGATTTCATCTCTAAACCGATTTCATTGCAAGTCGAAACGGTTTATCCGCAAGAGCAGTACGACATTATTTTGATGTAG
- a CDS encoding Maf family protein: MKIWNQKIYLASKSPRRRELLRQIGVDFELLLLRENTPRGPDVSEEVLSNEQPTAYVERVTLEKAAFAFHTMQQRKLPMRPLLAADTTVTIDNKILGKPADNAEAVNMLRQLSGRTHQVLTSVVVVYQLQSWQITQTSEVVFQTLSDEIIRSYCATAEPYDKAGAYGIQGFAAMFIKRINGSHSGIMGLPLFETAQLLQQAGIDIL, translated from the coding sequence ATGAAAATCTGGAACCAAAAAATTTATCTTGCATCAAAAAGTCCCCGAAGACGTGAACTTTTACGTCAAATTGGTGTGGATTTTGAGCTACTCTTATTACGCGAAAACACCCCACGCGGACCAGATGTCAGTGAGGAAGTCCTTTCAAATGAGCAGCCAACCGCTTATGTAGAACGCGTTACCCTGGAAAAGGCCGCATTTGCTTTCCACACCATGCAGCAGCGTAAGTTGCCAATGAGGCCGCTCCTCGCCGCAGATACGACAGTCACCATTGATAATAAAATATTGGGCAAACCGGCCGATAACGCAGAAGCAGTAAATATGTTGCGACAATTGTCAGGCCGAACGCACCAGGTATTGACCAGCGTTGTTGTGGTGTATCAGCTGCAATCCTGGCAAATAACACAAACATCTGAAGTGGTTTTTCAAACCCTTAGCGATGAAATAATCCGAAGCTACTGCGCGACGGCAGAACCTTACGACAAAGCCGGGGCCTATGGTATCCAGGGATTTGCTGCCATGTTCATCAAACGTATCAATGGTAGTCATTCCGGCATTATGGGTTTACCCCTTTTTGAAACCGCTCAACTATTACAACAGGCAGGAATCGATATTTTATGA
- the rlmH gene encoding 23S rRNA (pseudouridine(1915)-N(3))-methyltransferase RlmH: protein MQLIIAAVGHKMPTWIETGFGEYAKRMPPDCRIVLKEIKPVDRSSSKTAETAIALERGRIEAVLPKGVRIVALDEHGKDLTSVQLSQHLIQWQQDGRDVAFIIGGADGLDPAFKAKADTLLRISSLTLPHGMVRVLLAEQLYRAWSITQNHPYHRI, encoded by the coding sequence GTGCAGCTCATCATCGCTGCGGTCGGCCACAAAATGCCGACCTGGATTGAGACCGGATTCGGCGAGTATGCAAAGCGCATGCCGCCGGATTGCCGGATCGTCCTCAAAGAAATCAAACCGGTTGATCGCTCCAGCAGCAAGACGGCGGAAACTGCCATAGCGCTTGAGCGTGGTCGCATAGAAGCTGTCTTGCCCAAAGGTGTTCGCATCGTCGCTCTGGATGAGCACGGCAAAGACCTGACCTCGGTGCAACTATCGCAGCATTTGATCCAATGGCAACAAGATGGCCGCGACGTCGCATTTATTATCGGCGGCGCCGACGGTCTTGATCCTGCTTTTAAAGCAAAGGCGGACACGCTGCTGCGTATCTCCAGTTTAACGCTACCGCATGGCATGGTACGGGTGCTTTTGGCGGAACAGCTTTATCGGGCCTGGTCAATTACCCAAAATCATCCTTATCACAGGATTTAG
- the rsfS gene encoding ribosome silencing factor, producing the protein MEIKKLQGLVIDALEDVKAQEIRVFDTSHLTSLFDRIVVASGTSNRQTKALAASVRDKVKENGGNILSVEGEGTGEWVLVDLGDMVVHIMQPAIRAYYRLEEIWGEKEVKMGAAKRVSQRTAPDAEEGAAAKKVSRHLTTSQALAPEVDAPKKAPARKKPVKSDPKQAVGKTIKVKSSKSVTTKNAAHKAATVPRKAPVRKAPTTARAPAKPKDEA; encoded by the coding sequence ATGGAAATCAAAAAACTGCAAGGCCTCGTCATTGACGCTCTAGAAGACGTCAAAGCGCAAGAAATCCGCGTATTTGATACATCCCATCTGACCAGCTTGTTTGATCGCATCGTGGTCGCGTCCGGCACCTCCAATCGTCAGACCAAAGCACTTGCTGCATCGGTCCGCGACAAGGTCAAAGAAAACGGCGGCAATATTTTAAGCGTCGAAGGCGAAGGTACCGGAGAATGGGTATTGGTCGATTTGGGTGATATGGTCGTGCATATCATGCAACCGGCGATTCGCGCTTATTATCGTCTGGAAGAAATCTGGGGCGAAAAAGAAGTCAAAATGGGCGCTGCCAAACGTGTTTCTCAACGCACGGCACCGGACGCTGAAGAAGGTGCTGCCGCGAAGAAAGTGTCGCGTCATCTGACCACGTCACAAGCGTTGGCACCAGAAGTCGATGCACCGAAAAAAGCACCTGCACGCAAAAAACCGGTAAAAAGCGATCCTAAACAAGCGGTCGGCAAAACCATCAAAGTAAAGTCATCGAAAAGCGTCACTACCAAAAATGCTGCGCATAAAGCCGCCACTGTGCCAAGGAAAGCGCCAGTAAGAAAAGCGCCGACGACAGCGCGTGCGCCAGCTAAACCAAAAGACGAAGCCTGA
- a CDS encoding nicotinate-nucleotide adenylyltransferase — MRADQHPRCCVAVLGGSFDPVHDGHVALARYFVTLLSPDLLRVIPTGNPWQKHGLEASAADRVEMVRRAFSDQAVKVVIDQQEIERQTATFTIDTLQSLRAELGPEASIIFLMGADQLQHLNTWQGWDKLFNYAHLGVASRPGFALDASQVPPEVTREFTRRAATPEQIRQSPHGLTYLAENLFVDISATKIRAALHSGKRPDSLIPAVVLDYIEQHHLYKN; from the coding sequence ATGCGTGCTGATCAACATCCACGTTGTTGCGTCGCTGTTTTAGGCGGTAGTTTTGATCCGGTTCATGACGGTCACGTGGCTCTGGCCCGTTACTTTGTCACCTTGCTATCACCAGATCTCTTGCGCGTGATTCCAACAGGTAATCCCTGGCAAAAGCACGGTTTGGAAGCAAGTGCCGCGGATCGGGTAGAAATGGTACGACGCGCTTTTAGCGACCAGGCCGTCAAGGTCGTCATCGATCAGCAGGAAATCGAGCGCCAAACGGCGACTTTCACTATTGATACGCTGCAATCGTTACGGGCTGAACTGGGTCCGGAGGCGTCCATTATCTTTTTAATGGGTGCTGACCAGTTACAACATCTGAATACTTGGCAGGGTTGGGACAAACTGTTCAATTATGCGCATCTGGGAGTAGCGTCCCGGCCCGGCTTTGCGCTGGATGCATCACAGGTACCGCCCGAGGTCACGCGCGAATTTACGCGCCGCGCAGCGACCCCCGAGCAGATTCGCCAGAGTCCGCACGGGTTGACTTATCTGGCGGAAAACCTATTTGTAGACATATCAGCAACAAAAATTCGTGCTGCATTGCACTCTGGAAAAAGACCAGACTCGCTGATCCCGGCGGTAGTGCTAGACTATATTGAACAACACCATCTTTATAAGAATTAA
- the hemF gene encoding oxygen-dependent coproporphyrinogen oxidase, with translation MTSNIPSATAVKSYLLDLQTRIVAAMEHIDGQPFGIDSWDRPEGGGGISRIIEEGNVFERGGVGFSHVMGKTLPPSASASRPELAGRQWEAMGVSLVMHPRNPHAPTVHMNVRFFTATAEGKEPIWWFGGGLDLTPYYGSEEDTRHFHRTCRDALTPFDTDADKNTDQALYPRFKKWCDEYFYLKHRQEPRGVGGIFFDDFNQLGFDQSFAMMQSVGNAFIPAYGAILSNNKEIPFTEQQRDFQAYRRGRYVEFNLVYDRGTLFGLQSGGRTESILMSMPPVVKWRYNWQPTAGSPEARLYSDFLIHRDWL, from the coding sequence ATGACATCAAATATCCCGTCCGCAACGGCGGTCAAATCCTACTTGCTGGATCTGCAGACGCGCATTGTGGCTGCCATGGAGCATATCGACGGACAACCCTTCGGTATCGATAGTTGGGATCGCCCGGAAGGCGGCGGCGGTATTTCACGCATTATCGAAGAAGGTAATGTGTTTGAGCGCGGCGGCGTCGGCTTTTCCCATGTGATGGGGAAAACCCTCCCACCATCTGCCTCTGCCAGTCGACCTGAACTTGCTGGACGTCAATGGGAAGCGATGGGCGTGTCACTAGTCATGCATCCGCGTAATCCCCATGCACCAACCGTGCATATGAATGTACGATTTTTTACCGCTACAGCAGAAGGCAAAGAGCCGATCTGGTGGTTTGGTGGCGGCCTGGACTTGACGCCGTATTATGGCTCGGAAGAGGACACCCGCCACTTTCATCGTACTTGCCGTGACGCATTGACGCCATTCGATACTGATGCAGATAAAAATACCGATCAGGCTTTATATCCCCGCTTCAAGAAATGGTGCGATGAGTATTTTTATTTGAAACATCGTCAGGAGCCGCGCGGCGTGGGCGGCATTTTCTTTGACGATTTCAATCAGCTTGGCTTCGACCAAAGCTTCGCCATGATGCAAAGTGTCGGCAATGCCTTCATCCCCGCGTATGGTGCGATTTTGAGTAATAACAAAGAAATACCATTTACCGAACAACAACGCGATTTTCAAGCATATCGTCGTGGACGGTATGTTGAATTCAATCTAGTGTATGATCGCGGCACTTTGTTCGGCTTGCAATCCGGTGGTCGTACCGAGTCGATCCTGATGTCGATGCCACCAGTGGTCAAATGGCGCTATAACTGGCAACCAACCGCAGGAAGCCCGGAAGCACGGCTATATTCGGATTTCCTGATTCATCGAGACTGGCTCTGA
- the purD gene encoding phosphoribosylamine--glycine ligase translates to MKILVVGSGGREHALAWKIAQSPRIQTVFIAPGNGGTALDSRLQNVDITDYSALADFVEKERIALTVVGPETPLAGGIVNVFRDRGLKIFGPTKEAAQLESSKDFAKAFMQRHKIPTADYQTFTDVEAAHRYLDQKGAPIVIKADGLAAGKGVVVAMTPEEAHAAVDMMLADNKFGTAGSSVVIEDFLTGEEASFIVMVDGRNILALATSQDHKRLKDDDQGPNTGGMGAYSPAPIVTPAVHARVMRDIITPTIQGMAKEGNPFTGFLYAGLMIDDKGNPKTIEFNCRMGDPETQPIMARLKTDLLMVMEHAVNNTLDTIELEWDRRTALGVVMAAAGYPDAPRNDDLISGIPPETADAITFHAGTTLNGTRLTTSGGRVLCVVGLGDSVKVAQKHAYNIVDIIHFSGAQFRRDIGWRAIKRPG, encoded by the coding sequence ATGAAAATTCTCGTCGTTGGCTCTGGTGGCCGTGAACATGCACTAGCGTGGAAAATCGCCCAATCGCCCCGTATCCAAACCGTCTTTATTGCGCCCGGTAACGGGGGTACTGCACTCGATTCACGCCTGCAAAACGTCGACATTACCGATTATTCAGCACTGGCAGACTTTGTTGAAAAAGAGCGCATCGCCCTCACCGTCGTTGGCCCTGAAACACCGTTAGCTGGCGGAATCGTGAACGTATTCCGGGACCGTGGCCTCAAAATTTTTGGCCCGACCAAAGAAGCGGCGCAACTGGAAAGTTCCAAGGATTTTGCTAAAGCCTTCATGCAGCGCCACAAGATCCCCACAGCAGATTATCAAACGTTCACCGACGTCGAAGCCGCGCATCGCTATCTTGACCAAAAGGGTGCGCCAATTGTCATCAAGGCTGACGGACTTGCTGCAGGTAAAGGCGTGGTCGTTGCGATGACACCAGAGGAAGCGCATGCGGCAGTAGATATGATGCTGGCTGACAACAAATTCGGTACCGCCGGATCAAGCGTTGTCATCGAAGACTTTCTGACCGGCGAAGAAGCCAGTTTCATCGTCATGGTCGATGGCAGAAATATTCTTGCCCTTGCCACTAGCCAGGATCACAAACGCTTAAAAGATGACGATCAGGGACCGAACACCGGCGGCATGGGCGCTTATTCCCCTGCACCGATCGTCACCCCCGCGGTGCATGCGCGCGTCATGCGCGACATCATTACACCGACCATCCAAGGCATGGCGAAAGAAGGCAATCCTTTTACCGGCTTTCTATACGCTGGCTTGATGATTGACGACAAGGGCAACCCAAAGACCATCGAATTCAATTGCCGTATGGGCGATCCCGAGACGCAACCGATTATGGCGCGCCTGAAAACCGATTTGCTGATGGTGATGGAACACGCCGTCAACAACACGCTCGATACCATCGAACTGGAATGGGACCGCCGCACCGCGTTAGGTGTCGTTATGGCTGCCGCTGGTTATCCTGACGCGCCGCGCAACGACGATCTGATTTCTGGTATTCCCCCTGAGACTGCGGACGCCATCACTTTTCATGCTGGCACGACACTGAACGGGACGCGACTAACCACCTCCGGCGGACGCGTCCTATGCGTTGTTGGCCTAGGCGACAGCGTCAAAGTAGCGCAAAAGCACGCTTATAACATCGTCGACATCATTCATTTTAGCGGTGCGCAATTTCGTCGTGACATTGGCTGGCGTGCGATAAAACGGCCTGGATAA
- a CDS encoding YebC/PmpR family DNA-binding transcriptional regulator gives MAGHSKWANIKHKKAATDAKRGKVWTRLIKEITVAARMGGSDPDTNPRLRLAVDKAGDANMPKDNVVRATQRGAGELDGVNYEEVRYEGYGINGAAIIVECMTDNKIRTVAEVRHAFLKNGGNMGTEGSVAFMFKHCGQFLFAPGTNEDALMEAALEAGADDVITDEEGGIEVLCAPFEFSVVKSALEKAGFKAEMAEIIMKPATETMFAGEDAVKMQKLLDALENLDDVQEVFSNAIIEDH, from the coding sequence ATGGCGGGACACAGTAAATGGGCCAATATCAAGCATAAAAAGGCAGCCACCGATGCCAAACGCGGCAAAGTGTGGACCCGCTTGATCAAAGAGATCACCGTCGCAGCCCGGATGGGCGGTAGCGACCCAGACACCAATCCGCGATTACGCCTCGCAGTCGACAAAGCAGGCGACGCCAATATGCCCAAGGATAACGTAGTCCGCGCAACTCAGCGCGGTGCGGGTGAACTGGATGGTGTCAACTACGAAGAAGTCCGCTATGAAGGCTATGGCATTAATGGCGCCGCCATCATCGTAGAGTGCATGACTGACAACAAAATTCGCACCGTGGCTGAAGTCCGTCATGCGTTCTTGAAAAACGGTGGCAATATGGGCACTGAAGGCTCAGTCGCCTTTATGTTTAAACATTGCGGTCAATTCCTATTTGCGCCCGGTACCAACGAAGATGCGTTGATGGAGGCCGCTCTGGAAGCGGGCGCTGACGACGTTATTACCGATGAAGAAGGCGGAATCGAAGTATTGTGCGCACCGTTTGAGTTCTCGGTAGTGAAGTCGGCGCTTGAAAAAGCAGGCTTTAAAGCAGAAATGGCCGAAATCATCATGAAGCCAGCGACTGAAACAATGTTCGCGGGTGAAGATGCAGTCAAAATGCAAAAATTGCTGGATGCGCTGGAAAATCTGGACGACGTTCAGGAAGTTTTCAGCAACGCCATTATTGAAGATCATTGA
- a CDS encoding DUF853 domain-containing protein, whose translation MLNPLLIAKNTQHDLALLPALVNRHGCITGATGTGKTVTLKVFAQALSDIGVPVFMADVKGDLSGIAKAGTQSAKLKERLAALGMDEPQWAAAPVTFWDVFGEQGHPIRATISDLGPLLLARMLNLNDTQQGVLQLVFKIADDNGLLLLDTKDLRAMLRYVGDNAPDFKTEYGNISAASIGAIQRGLIGIEEQGGDNFFGEPMLNIDDLLQTNGDGKGIVNILAADKLMQSPRLYSTFLLWLLSELYEQLPEVGDLDKPKLVFFFDEAHLLFAEAPKPLLQKIEQVVRLIRSKGVGVYFVTQNPLDIPDTVLGQLGNRVQHALRAYTPRDQKAVQAAADTFRANPSLNTSQVISELGVGEALVSFLDEKGRPTIVERAYILPPASQIGPISQEERQQLIAGSIVAGVYDTAVDRESAYEKLKGRTAATSTGGADVTVPSTIPATGGSWTDALGGMLGGKTGSGSRDTLVETVVKSAARTMGSQLGRQIIRGVLGSIFKGK comes from the coding sequence ATGCTCAATCCCCTTCTGATTGCTAAAAATACCCAGCACGACCTTGCTTTGTTACCTGCTCTGGTGAATCGCCATGGCTGCATCACAGGCGCTACCGGCACGGGCAAGACGGTGACGCTGAAGGTGTTCGCGCAGGCGCTATCGGATATCGGAGTGCCGGTTTTTATGGCTGACGTCAAAGGTGACTTGTCTGGAATCGCCAAAGCAGGGACGCAATCGGCAAAATTGAAGGAACGTTTGGCAGCACTTGGCATGGATGAACCGCAATGGGCCGCTGCCCCGGTGACGTTTTGGGATGTCTTCGGAGAGCAAGGTCATCCGATCCGGGCCACTATTTCCGATCTTGGGCCACTTTTGTTAGCCCGCATGCTCAATCTTAACGACACTCAGCAAGGTGTCTTGCAACTGGTATTTAAGATTGCCGATGACAATGGCCTGTTATTGCTCGATACGAAGGATTTGCGGGCGATGTTGCGGTATGTCGGTGACAACGCGCCTGATTTTAAAACCGAATACGGCAATATCTCGGCGGCCAGTATCGGTGCCATTCAGCGCGGATTGATTGGTATTGAAGAGCAGGGCGGAGATAATTTCTTCGGTGAACCGATGCTGAATATCGACGATTTGTTGCAGACTAACGGCGATGGCAAAGGGATCGTGAATATTTTAGCTGCTGATAAACTCATGCAATCGCCGCGTCTGTATTCAACTTTTTTGTTGTGGCTGCTTTCAGAATTGTACGAGCAACTTCCTGAAGTGGGCGATCTGGATAAGCCAAAGTTGGTGTTTTTCTTTGATGAGGCACATTTACTGTTTGCCGAAGCGCCTAAACCATTGCTACAGAAAATTGAACAAGTGGTGCGTTTGATTCGCTCAAAAGGAGTGGGTGTCTACTTTGTGACACAAAATCCTCTGGATATACCGGATACGGTGCTCGGTCAATTAGGTAATCGTGTACAGCATGCCTTACGCGCTTATACGCCGCGGGATCAAAAAGCGGTGCAAGCCGCAGCGGACACATTCCGCGCTAACCCCAGTTTAAATACGTCGCAGGTCATTAGTGAACTTGGTGTTGGCGAGGCGTTAGTTTCTTTCCTGGACGAAAAAGGCCGACCGACCATTGTTGAGCGTGCGTATATTCTGCCGCCAGCATCGCAAATCGGGCCGATTTCGCAAGAGGAGCGTCAGCAGTTGATTGCCGGATCAATCGTCGCTGGTGTGTACGACACCGCGGTTGATCGGGAGTCTGCATATGAAAAATTGAAAGGTCGTACCGCAGCGACTTCAACGGGTGGCGCTGACGTCACTGTGCCTTCAACTATTCCCGCTACTGGCGGTTCGTGGACTGACGCATTAGGCGGTATGTTGGGTGGCAAAACCGGTTCTGGTAGCCGGGATACGTTGGTCGAAACCGTTGTGAAATCGGCTGCTAGAACAATGGGTTCGCAGTTAGGGCGGCAAATTATTCGTGGCGTTCTCGGATCGATTTTTAAAGGAAAGTAA
- a CDS encoding DMT family transporter: MTSLPLQSVDRKIYLSGLAIGIIGAVLFSAKAIVAKLIYRYDVDAVTLIMFRMLFAFPLFAVVAIWKTRSAPPLANIDRIRIVILGLVGYYLSSFLDFMGLQYISAGLERLILFLTPSFVLLLSFFFYQRRVTLLEWGALGLSYLGTVLVFIHDVRLGGPDIGLGSALVLGAAITYSFYLLLSGELVSRVGALRLVAYAMCISCVACVVQFFLLRPAYMIVQPTAVYGLSLINAVFCTVLPVFLTMIAVARIGAATSAQAGMVGPVSTLFLGALILDEPITGIQLAGTGLVLTGIYLISKKKV; this comes from the coding sequence ATGACATCTTTACCGTTGCAGTCAGTCGACCGCAAGATTTACCTTAGTGGCTTGGCAATTGGCATTATCGGGGCTGTTCTTTTTTCTGCCAAAGCAATCGTGGCAAAGTTGATTTATCGGTACGATGTTGACGCCGTGACGTTAATTATGTTTCGTATGCTATTCGCGTTTCCTTTGTTTGCAGTGGTTGCAATATGGAAAACCCGGTCCGCGCCACCGCTGGCAAATATTGACCGTATTCGTATCGTGATATTGGGTCTAGTGGGATATTACTTGTCGAGTTTTCTCGATTTTATGGGTCTGCAATATATATCAGCGGGGTTGGAGCGGTTGATTTTGTTTTTGACGCCGTCGTTTGTTTTATTGCTGTCGTTTTTCTTTTACCAGCGACGCGTTACGTTGCTTGAATGGGGAGCTTTAGGGCTTTCTTATTTGGGCACCGTTTTGGTATTTATACATGACGTGCGACTGGGCGGGCCTGATATCGGATTGGGCAGTGCACTAGTGCTAGGCGCAGCGATTACGTATTCGTTCTATCTTTTATTGTCGGGTGAATTGGTGAGCCGTGTCGGTGCGTTGCGATTGGTGGCGTATGCAATGTGTATTTCTTGTGTCGCTTGCGTAGTGCAATTTTTTCTTTTGCGTCCGGCTTACATGATCGTGCAACCGACAGCTGTGTATGGCTTATCTTTGATTAATGCGGTTTTTTGTACAGTATTACCGGTATTTTTAACGATGATTGCGGTGGCACGGATTGGTGCCGCGACTTCGGCGCAAGCCGGCATGGTCGGGCCGGTTTCAACCTTGTTTTTGGGCGCGCTCATATTGGATGAACCGATTACGGGTATTCAGCTGGCAGGAACCGGATTGGTGTTAACGGGTATTTATCTGATTTCAAAGAAGAAAGTTTAA
- a CDS encoding SDR family oxidoreductase has translation MDLGIRGKQALVCGASKGLGRGCAEALAGDGVNLTLVARTAETLEQTAQQLRDAYGVEVIAVVCDITTAEGRALVLAACPQPDILVTNAGGPPMGDFRDWQRDDWIKALDANMLTPIELIKATVDGMIARGFGRIVNITSSSVKAPIDVLGLSNGARSGLTGFVAGIARKTVAHNVTINNLLPGAFDTDRLRSMQAASASANGTTIEQVQQARAGQIPAKRFGNAAEFGAMCAFMCSAHAGYLTGQNILLDGGAYPGTF, from the coding sequence ATGGATCTTGGAATTCGTGGCAAGCAAGCCTTGGTCTGCGGTGCCAGCAAAGGATTAGGACGCGGATGTGCTGAAGCATTAGCGGGCGATGGCGTCAATTTAACATTGGTAGCACGGACAGCGGAAACGCTGGAGCAAACGGCGCAGCAGTTGCGCGATGCCTACGGCGTTGAGGTAATTGCTGTTGTCTGTGATATCACCACAGCGGAGGGGCGAGCGCTGGTGTTGGCTGCTTGTCCGCAACCGGATATTTTGGTGACTAATGCTGGCGGTCCACCGATGGGTGATTTTCGTGATTGGCAGCGGGACGACTGGATCAAGGCGCTTGACGCCAATATGTTGACGCCGATTGAACTGATTAAGGCCACTGTGGATGGCATGATCGCCCGTGGTTTTGGTCGTATCGTGAATATCACATCAAGCTCGGTGAAAGCGCCGATTGACGTACTCGGTTTATCGAACGGTGCGCGTTCTGGTCTTACCGGATTTGTTGCAGGTATTGCTCGCAAGACAGTCGCACACAACGTAACGATCAATAATTTATTGCCGGGTGCGTTTGATACTGATCGTTTGCGTTCGATGCAGGCCGCATCTGCTTCAGCTAACGGTACGACCATTGAGCAAGTACAGCAAGCAAGAGCTGGGCAAATACCAGCAAAACGATTTGGAAATGCCGCCGAATTTGGTGCGATGTGTGCATTTATGTGTAGCGCACATGCCGGTTACCTGACGGGGCAAAATATTTTGCTCGACGGCGGCGCTTATCCGGGCACCTTTTAA